From Plasmodium chabaudi chabaudi strain AS genome assembly, chromosome: 12, the proteins below share one genomic window:
- a CDS encoding filament assembling protein, putative (query 570-570;GPI_cleavage_site_score=0.22799999;~pfam_scan;Pfam:PF06705.7; E()=7.7E-97;score=323.3;query 360-606;description=SF-assemblin;~iprscan;InterPro:IPR008374 : SF-assemblin;PRINTS:PR01799; score=1.0E-25;query 394-417;description=SF-assemblin/beta-giardin;~iprscan;InterPro:IPR008374 : SF-assemblin;Pfam:PF06705; score=7.9E-97;query 360-606;description=SF-assemblin/beta-giardin;~iprscan;InterPro:IPR008374 : SF-assemblin;PRINTS:PR01799; score=1.0E-25;query 526-549;description=SF-assemblin/beta-giardin;~iprscan;InterPro:IPR008374 : SF-assemblin;PRINTS:PR01799; score=1.0E-25;query 417-437;description=SF-assemblin/beta-giardin;~iprscan;InterPro:IPR008374 : SF-assemblin;PRINTS:PR01799; score=1.0E-25;query 549-569;description=SF-assemblin/beta-giardin;~iprscan;InterPro:IPR008374 : SF-assemblin;PRINTS:PR01799; score=1.0E-25;query 585-605;description=SF-assemblin/beta-giardin;~iprscan;InterPro:IPR008374 : SF-assemblin;PRINTS:PR01799; score=1.0E-25;query 365-385;description=SF-assemblin/beta-giardin;~iprscan;InterPro:IPR008374 : SF-assemblin;PRINTS:PR01799; score=1.0E-25;query 569-584;description=SF-assemblin/beta-giardin) has translation MFDKKEDLINSKNNDEFFKKTYDNLSKYSRKGSENSFDKRENNSISCSYEKNNIEDSTVDNFLGINNHNNINSHKNYSNFSKFRNNSSANNIYYDNLFKKRNKKNKLKKTYIRNISDDIKSNRSSDISNTIESNIGSTTDSNIGSTISNSGSKRSLSRNIFIDTNEENCIDINKNNSKEENKDIYNNTYKIDSHIEENKNEKKDRKTHEFSEVPSKNIYENNFNHSSSLRKNDISYYCGNNKTSKNTLDKNNNTNLKLNMSSINRVNSMNSVKCMTRVSSINNVCNMKNIKNSHSEVIYDDDNIFYKTNKMSSERTKVGKKNNLGCSLKKRNNMNYDNDNVMFSEIPRKSFDINEKCINNNTKIKIKRLCEKIEGFEKEIKNEIMQKKSVEKEKIYVIREAINKLEKNLNSEIKKRIEHNKNIQTIFSSEISKVQEKIENVVNDKVNEIQNAIKVLNDKINTISGNIENEKIKCIQNLEKKNNNIAKEFSNLQASFQQDKINNKEKENNICKKLEEIEKKSESKIANEKKIRDSKYQEIISYIEEIKRENKGKNENFQNFVLEEISTIKNGLVMESQAREAADDDIVQAVNHYTKALQDSLRLINSN, from the exons ATGTTTGATAAAAAGGAAGATTTAATTAATAGTAAGAATAACGacgaattttttaaaaaaacatatgacAACTTATCGAAATATAGTAGAAAGGGTAGCGAAAACAGCTTTGATAAAAGAGAGAATAATAGCATATCTTGTTcatacgaaaaaaataatattgaagACAGTACAGTGGATAATTTTTTGggaataaataatcataataatattaacagtcataaaaattatagtaattttagtaaatttcgtaataatagtagtgctaacaatatatattacgataatttgtttaaaaaacgaaataaaaaaaataaattaaaaaaaacatatataagaaatattagtgatgatataaaaagtaaTCGAAGTAGTGATATAAGTAATACAATCGAAAGTAATATTGGTAGTACTACTGATAGTAATATTGGAAGTACTATCAGTAATAGTGGCTCAAAAAGAAGCCTAAGCaggaatatatttattgatacgaatgaagaaaattgtatagacataaataaaaacaattcaAAGGAAGAGAATAaagatatttataataatacatataaaatagatAGTCAtatagaagaaaataaaaacgaaaaaaaagatcGTAAAACACATGAATTTAGCGAAGTTccttcaaaaaatatatatgaaaacaattttaatcaTTCATCAAGTTTAAGAAAAAACGATATATCCTATTACTgtggaaataataaaacatcgAAAAATACTCtagacaaaaataataatacaaatttaaaattaaatatgagTAGCATAAATCGAGTGAACAGTATGAACAGTGTTAAATGTATGACTAGGGTCAGcagtataaataatgtctgcaatatgaaaaatataaaaaatagtcaTAGTGAAGTAATATATGATGAtgataacattttttataaaacaaataaaatgagCAGTGAAAGAACCAAAGTtggtaaaaaaaacaatctCGGATGTAgtctaaaaaaaagaaacaacatgaattatgataatgataatgTAATGTTTAGTGAAATCCCTAGAAAGTCATttgatataaatgaaaaatgtataaacaataatacaaaaataaaaataaaaagactTTGTGAAAAAATTGAAGGATTCGAAAAAgagataaaaaatgaaataatgcaaaaaaaatcagttgaaaaggaaaaaatatatgtaattagAGAAgcaattaataaattagaaaaaaatttaaatagtgaaattaaaaaaagaattgaacataataaaaatattcaaacaattttttcatcagAAATCTCAAAAGTCcaagaaaaaattgaaaacgTTGTTAATGATAAAGTTAATGAAATTCAAAATGCTATAAAAGTATTAAacgataaaattaatactaTAAGTGgtaatatagaaaatgaaaaaataaaatgtatacaaaatctcgagaaaaaaaataataatatagcaaaagaattttcaaatttacAAGCCTCTTTTCAACAAGACAAAATAAACAACAaggaaaaggaaaataatatttgtaaaaagttagaagaaattgaaaaaaaatctgAAAGCAAAATCGCTAATGAAAAG AAAATTCGAGATAGCAAATACCAAGAAATAATATCATACATTgaagaaattaaaagagagaataaaggaaaaaatgaaaatttccAAAATTTTGTACTTGAAGAAATATcaactataaaaaatggtttAGTAATGGAATCGCAAGCACGAGAAGCTGCTGATGATGATATTGTACAGGCAGTTAATCATTACACCAAAGCATTACAAGATTCACTTAGACTTATCAattcaaattaa
- a CDS encoding U3 small nucleolar RNA-associated protein 14, putative (term=annotation;date=20150706;qualifier=removed_product=conserved Plasmodium protein, unknown function;qualifier=added_product=u3 small nucleolar rna-associated protein 14, putative;qualifier=added_gene_name=utp14;curatorName=ucb@sanger.ac.uk;~pfam_scan;Pfam:PF04615.9; E()=9.2E-8;score=31.1;query 99-831;description=Utp14;~iprscan;InterPro:IPR006709 : Small-subunit processome, Utp14;Pfam:PF04615; score=2.4E-10;query 746-831;description=Small-subunit processome, Utp14) — translation MNDIDIREDKLTSYVEMDPLSIKKKKKKKNSKILKKNKANKIGDKKIKKKKKKQKKLDNEVNISEEENSTTDNPQHFSDTQSGYSNSDFTYKEKKKKKKIKHDDEESKYSSAKFINFLKDYNENEGKKNKKNMNNVESDESGEDGDDDSVYNYLPQNNDIYKINGNGESLDITDLIGLDDNILENHIVKDIYSLKSDKKNKNRHMSVLEEQKINSQMTYVKNVEDLNKINKSYNILQNSWRIMFGHSKDENITSEEYINKNLLKRNNNLNNKKVLDNEINNGENVLVKDNQMNTPKQFNVFDFEEEMKKNLEKSKMLIVSDDILKSEKEKKREQAKKIAQLKSLLAMERKKHALRKHIKSKSYRKYLRIKEKKEHEKMWDKLYSEHPELAINISNYEDEYAKKRNLINNVKKKRKIFNLLNRYKNEELKKEMLKSFQMDKEEKNMLKKVVQKTAIQQGIGEEYTFGDINSKHQEIENNTISNDSESDQNNEENVVDIENEQAKNVKKELKKRNLLRFSFMKNAEEKKKNDQIYKKRKQLLEKAENKKDENDSLLNSSDDESEQNSQPDQNEVSLLETPQISKLSSKEVEKAKLQLKEDIDLGNMLRKNSVLNTNNVINLDFELNEVENGDDERVDEMAGEKADEMAGEKTDEKTNKAKDKVKDKKINDLVDIDKINDEDVLKQYGEKLTVYNFENNIYEDYININDTINNREDEELFELSDSEKITGDQLNVNEWCNYNTLIEREQNIIKKEKEIIEKKKNMPLHTINVLNKKDKKFDVYYVDKIPYPYEKNEYEKTLNININKEVNDISTFKKLIAPQMTNKVGNIVSPLVHNPFEIANILTLRKKKNKAKL, via the coding sequence atgaatgacATAGATATACGAGAAGATAAGCTGACGAGCTATGTAGAAATGGATCCTTTGtccattaaaaaaaaaaaaaaaaaaaaaaactccaagattttgaaaaaaaataaagcaaataaaattggtgataaaaaaataaaaaagaaaaagaaaaaacaaaaaaaattggacAATGAAGTAAATATTTCGGAGGAAGAAAATAGTACCACTGATAATCCTCAACATTTTAGTGACACCCAATCGGGTTATTCTAATTCAGATTTCAcctataaagaaaaaaaaaaaaaaaaaaaaataaaacacgATGATGAAGAAAGTAAATACTCATCagcaaaatttataaactttttaaaggattataatgaaaatgaagggaaaaaaaacaaaaaaaatatgaacaatgtAGAGAGTGACGAATCAGGAGAAGATGGAGATGACGATagtgtatataattatctcccacaaaataatgatatatataaaataaatggaaatGGTGAGTCACTAGATATTACAGATTTAATTGGGTTAGATGATAACATTTTGGAAAATCATATTGTTAaggatatatattcattaaagtcagataaaaaaaataaaaatcgaCACATGTCTGTTTTAGaggaacaaaaaataaactctCAAATGAcgtatgtaaaaaatgtagaagatttaaataaaataaataagtcatataatattttacaaaactCATGGAGAATAATGTTTGGTCATAgtaaagatgaaaatataacttCAGAGGAATATATCAACAAAAATTTACTTAAAAGGAATAACAatctaaataataaaaaggtactcgataatgaaataaataatggtGAAAATGTTTTAGTTAAGGATAACCAAATGAATACCCCAAAACAATTCAACGTGTTTGATTTTGAagaagaaatgaaaaaaaatttagaaaaatcgAAAATGCTTATTGTTTCtgatgatatattaaaaagtgaaaaagaaaaaaaaagagaacaagctaaaaaaatagcacAATTAAAATCTTTATTAGCTATGGaacgaaaaaaacatgcattaagaaaacatattaaatcaaagtcttatagaaaatatttaagaattaaagaaaaaaaagaacatgaaaaaatgtgggataaattatattctgAACATCCTGAATTAGCAATAAATATTAGTAATTATGAAGATGAATATgctaaaaaaagaaatctaataaataatgtaaaaaaaaaaagaaaaatttttaatcttcttaatagatataaaaatgaagaattaaaaaaagaaatgttAAAATCATTTCAAATGgataaagaagaaaaaaatatgcttaAAAAAGTCGTCCAAAAAACAGCTATTCAACAAGGTATAGGAGAAGAATATACATTTGGTGATATAAATTCAAAACATCAggaaatagaaaataatacaatatcTAATGATAGTGAAAGTGATCAAAACAACGAAGAAAATGTTGTAGACATCGAAAATGAACAagcaaaaaatgttaaaaaagaattgaaaaaaagaaatttattaagattttcttttatgaaaaatgcagaagaaaaaaaaaaaaacgatcaaatttataaaaaaagaaaacaacTACTAGAAAAGGCAGAAAATAAGAAAGACGAAAATGATTCTTTATTAAATTCGTCTGATGATGAAAGCGAACAAAATAGCCAACCCGATCAAAATGAAGTTTCCCTTCTTGAAACTCCACAAATCTCAAAGTTGAGTTCCAAGGAAGTTGAAAAAGCTAAATTACAATTAAAAGAAGATATCGATTTGGGAAATATGCTACGAAAAAATTCGGTGCTAAATACGAATAATGTTATCAACCTCGATTTTGAATTGAACGAGGTCGAAAATGGCGACGACGAAAGGGTTGACGAAATGGCTGGCGAAAAGGCTGACGAAATGGCTGGCGAAAAGACTGAcgaaaaaacaaacaagGCAAAGGACAAGGTGAaggacaaaaaaataaatgaccTTGTAGATAtcgataaaataaatgatgaagACGTCTTGAAACAATATGGAGAAAAACTAActgtttataattttgaaaataatatttatgaagattatataaatataaatgatacgATTAATAATAGAGAAGATGaagaattatttgaattaagTGATAGCGAAAAAATAACAGGAGACCAATTAAATGTAAATGAATGGTGtaattataatacattAATAGAAAgagaacaaaatataattaaaaaagaaaaagaaattattgaaaaaaaaaaaaatatgccaTTACATACTATTAATGttcttaataaaaaagataaaaaatttgatgtATATTATGTCGATAAAATACCATATccatatgaaaaaaatgaatatgaaaaaacattaaatataaatataaataaagaggTTAATGATATTTctacatttaaaaaattaatagcACCACAAATGACCAACAAAGTTGGAAATATTGTTTCTCCACTAGTTCACAACCCATTTGAAAttgcaaatatattaactttgagaaagaaaaaaaacaaggcAAAACTATGA
- a CDS encoding mitogen-activated protein kinase organizer 1, putative (term=annotation;date=20160711;qualifier=added_GO:0000398;qualifier=added_GO:0005681;curatorName=ucb@sanger.ac.uk;~;query 334-334;GPI_cleavage_site_score=0.74819994;~pfam_scan;Pfam:PF00400.28; E()=0.017;score=15.9;query 53-88;description=WD40;~pfam_scan;Pfam:PF00400.28; E()=3.1E-6;score=27.7;query 11-45;description=WD40;~iprscan;InterPro:IPR036322 : WD40-repeat-containing domain superfamily;Superfamily:SSF50978; score=5.07E-43;query 5-360;description=WD40-repeat-containing domain superfamily;~iprscan;InterPro:IPR017986 : WD40-repeat-containing domain;Prosite:PS50294; score=20.646;query 13-183;description=WD40-repeat-containing domain;~iprscan;InterPro:IPR019775 : WD40 repeat, conserved site;Prosite:PS00678; score=1.0;query 32-46;description=WD40 repeat, conserved site;~iprscan;InterPro:IPR001680 : WD40 repeat;Prosite:PS50082; score=15.12;query 13-54;description=WD40 repeat;~iprscan;InterPro:IPR001680 : WD40 repeat;SMART:SM00320; score=130.0;query 217-258;description=WD40 repeat;~iprscan;InterPro:IPR001680 : WD40 repeat;SMART:SM00320; score=1.3E-8;query 6-45;description=WD40 repeat;~iprscan;InterPro:IPR001680 : WD40 repeat;SMART:SM00320; score=2.4;query 137-174;description=WD40 repeat;~iprscan;InterPro:IPR001680 : WD40 repeat;SMART:SM00320; score=36.0;query 176-214;description=WD40 repeat;~iprscan;InterPro:IPR001680 : WD40 repeat;Pfam:PF00400; score=2.3E-7;query 9-45;description=WD40 repeat;~iprscan;InterPro:IPR001680 : WD40 repeat;SMART:SM00320; score=4.7;query 91-128;description=WD40 repeat;~iprscan;InterPro:IPR001680 : WD40 repeat;Prosite:PS50082; score=10.508;query 56-97;description=WD40 repeat;~iprscan;InterPro:IPR001680 : WD40 repeat;SMART:SM00320; score=1.2E-4;query 48-88;description=WD40 repeat;~iprscan;InterPro:IPR001680 : WD40 repeat;Pfam:PF00400; score=0.0077;query 55-88;description=WD40 repeat), whose product MDIDMKTKKSSTLSGHKACITKILFSDDENYIISSSLDNTVRLWNVNTFLHINTYKDVHKKGINDIALFRDNTKFFSAGNDSHVYLWDTLSNKILNRINVNDKVNVAKLHKDEKLLICSKNNSVNIYDFRERDFKKKNTPLQVLNDAKDLISDIFVDDFEIYSCSIDNSLRLYDIRMGKMMSYNMHSSILSMDVTNDRNYVCAYLIDNTIKLIEKNSGIVLGLYKGDTNNNHRRNIKFDTKNKFIFSCSYKDELCIYDIVKSNIINNDSFYEELKYEENLDIYKNTYYKLHIGNPTYYLNINKHVLAENAYIDKHKYNSILNKHKYYGKKETKSSLDMEFQNIDNKLVCGDIYGNIHIFKLYYS is encoded by the exons ATGGATATTGatatgaaaacaaaaaaatcaagTACATTATCAGGACACAAAG CGTGCATaactaaaatattattcagcgatgatgaaaattatatcataAGTTCAAGTTTAGATAATACTGTTCGCCTTTGGAATGTTAACACAtttttgcatataaatacatataaag ATGTCCATAAAAAGGgaataaatgatatagcTCTTTTCCGagataatacaaaatttttcTCAGCTG GAAATGATTCACATGTATATCTTTGGGATACCTTGTCCAACAAAATTTTGAACAGAATTAACGTAAATG ATAAGGTAAATGTAGCTAAGTTACACAAAGACGAAAAATTGCTTATTTGTAGTAAAAATAACTCAGTCAATATCTATGACTTTAGAGAAAGagatttcaaaaaaaaaaatactccCTTGCAAGTTCTTAATGATGCAAAGGACCTTATTTCTGA CATATTTGTCGACGACTTCGAAATATACAGTTGCAGTATCGACAACTCTCTGAGGCTCTATGATATTCGAATGGGCAAAATGATGAGCTACAATATGCACTCCTCCATTCTTAGTATGGATGTAACAAACGATAGAAATTATGTCTGTGCTTATTTGATAGACAACactattaaattaatagaaaaaaatagcg GTATTGTGCTAGGATTATATAAAGGcgatacaaataataatcatagaaggaatataaaatttgataCTAAAAACAAGTTCATTTTCTCCTGTTCTTATAAAGACGAATtgtgtatatatgatattgTTAAAAgtaacataataaataatgattcGTTTTATGAAGAACTGaaatatgaagaaaatttagatatttacaaaaatacatattataaattacatATTGGAAATCCAACAtactatttaaatattaataagcATGTATTAGCAGAAAATGCTTACATAGacaaacataaatataattcaattttaaataaacacAAGTATTATGGTAAAAAAGAAACTAAATCTTCATTAGATATGGAGTTCCAAAACATAGACAATAAATTAGTATGTGGTGATATATATGgcaatatacatatatttaagttGTATTATTCTTAA